From Pseudomonas sp. LS1212, the proteins below share one genomic window:
- a CDS encoding YgdI/YgdR family lipoprotein: protein MAGCSLAGCSSSSVVMLQDGTQYVTKDSPRTYTRDGFVQFTDISGRHVRVRADEVANIKEED from the coding sequence GTGGCTGGTTGCAGCCTGGCCGGCTGTTCGTCATCGTCTGTGGTGATGCTGCAAGATGGTACGCAATACGTGACCAAGGATTCGCCGAGGACCTATACCCGGGACGGCTTCGTCCAGTTCACGGATATTTCCGGGCGCCACGTCAGGGTCAGGGCTGACGAGGTCGCCAACATCAAGGAAGAGGATTGA
- a CDS encoding shikimate 5-dehydrogenase yields MPLIPDKDTVLCMSLAGRPGNFGVRFHNHLYQQLELNYYYKAMTTGDLPAAIGGIRALGIRGCGVSMPFKEACIDLVDELDASAAAIQSINTIVNTAGHLKAYNTDYIAIRQLIERHGLNRQASFALRGSGGMAKAVASALRDDGFTQGTIIARNEQAGRALADACGYDWRAELGALRPQMLVNVTPIGMAGGAEADQLAFEAQAIDAAQTVFDVVAMPSQTPMIQRARAQGKPVITGLEVIAIQALEQFVLYTGVRPDLEQVRLATEYARS; encoded by the coding sequence ACCATCTGTATCAGCAGCTCGAGCTGAATTACTACTACAAGGCCATGACCACGGGCGACCTGCCGGCAGCAATCGGCGGCATTCGCGCGTTGGGGATTCGCGGTTGTGGCGTCTCGATGCCATTCAAGGAAGCTTGCATAGACCTGGTCGATGAGCTCGATGCCTCGGCGGCAGCGATCCAGTCGATCAACACCATCGTCAATACGGCTGGCCATCTGAAGGCCTACAACACCGACTACATTGCCATCAGGCAGCTGATCGAGCGCCATGGGCTGAACCGCCAGGCCTCGTTCGCCTTGCGCGGCAGCGGCGGCATGGCCAAGGCGGTGGCGTCGGCGCTGCGCGATGACGGATTCACCCAGGGCACGATCATTGCCCGTAACGAACAGGCCGGGCGAGCGCTGGCCGATGCCTGTGGTTATGACTGGCGCGCCGAGCTGGGGGCGTTGCGCCCGCAAATGCTGGTCAATGTGACACCCATCGGTATGGCTGGAGGTGCAGAAGCCGATCAGCTGGCGTTCGAGGCGCAGGCGATCGATGCGGCGCAGACGGTATTCGACGTGGTCGCGATGCCGTCGCAAACGCCGATGATCCAACGGGCTCGGGCACAGGGCAAGCCAGTGATTACCGGCCTTGAGGTCATCGCCATCCAGGCGCTTGAGCAATTCGTGCTCTATACCGGGGTGCGACCGGACCTGGAGCAGGTCCGGCTGGCAACCGAGTACGCGCGAAGCTAG
- a CDS encoding DUF1993 family protein has product MSISLYAASVPVFKQMLTALSGVLAKAEAHATARKIDPNALLQARLYPDMFPLTRQVQIAVDFAKGVSARLADVEVPSYPDTEQSFAELQDLLKKVLAFIDGIKPEQIDGQEGREIVTRPGTDKEKRFTGQSYLLTYGLPQFFFHVTTTYAILRHNGVEVGKRDFMGAF; this is encoded by the coding sequence ATGAGTATTTCTCTGTACGCAGCCTCCGTTCCGGTCTTCAAGCAGATGCTCACAGCCCTGAGCGGCGTATTGGCCAAGGCCGAAGCCCACGCCACGGCCAGGAAGATCGACCCCAACGCTTTGCTGCAGGCGCGTTTGTATCCGGATATGTTCCCGCTGACCCGTCAGGTGCAGATTGCCGTGGATTTCGCCAAGGGCGTGTCGGCGCGTCTGGCCGATGTGGAAGTGCCATCCTACCCGGACACCGAGCAATCCTTCGCCGAGCTGCAAGACCTGTTGAAAAAGGTGCTGGCATTCATCGACGGCATCAAGCCCGAGCAGATCGATGGCCAGGAAGGGCGCGAGATCGTCACTCGCCCGGGTACTGACAAAGAGAAGCGCTTCACCGGCCAGAGCTACCTGCTGACCTACGGCCTGCCGCAGTTCTTCTTCCACGTGACAACCACCTACGCCATCCTGCGTCACAACGGTGTGGAAGTGGGCAAGCGCGACTTCATGGGCGCTTTCTGA
- a CDS encoding FAD-binding oxidoreductase, with translation MANTTYPQSYYAASANAVPKRPALQDDVYTDVCVIGAGYTGLSSALFLLEHGFKVTVLEAAKVGFGASGRNGGQIVNSYSRDIDVIERTVGPEQAQLLGHMAFEGGRIIRERVAKYNIQCDLKDGGVFAAITPKQMGHLEAQKRLWERFGHTQLELMDQRRIREVVACDQYIGGMLDMSGGHIHPLNLALGEAAAVESLGGAIYEQSPAIRIERGANPVVHTPEGKVHAKFVIVAGNAYLGNLVPELAAKSMPCGTQVITTEPLSEELARTMLPQDYCVEDCNYLLDYYRLSGDKRLIFGGGVVYGARDPANIEAIIRPKMLKAFPQLKDVKIDYAWTGNFLLTLSRLPQVGRLGDNIYYSQGCSGHGVTYTHLAGKVLAEALRGQAERFDAFADLPHYPFPGGQLLRTPFTAMGAWYYSLRDRLGV, from the coding sequence ATGGCGAACACTACCTACCCACAGTCGTATTACGCGGCATCGGCCAATGCCGTCCCCAAGCGCCCGGCATTGCAAGATGACGTTTACACTGACGTGTGCGTGATCGGCGCCGGCTACACGGGCCTTTCCAGTGCGCTGTTCCTGCTCGAGCACGGTTTCAAGGTTACCGTCCTTGAAGCCGCCAAGGTCGGTTTCGGCGCCTCGGGTCGCAACGGCGGCCAGATCGTCAACAGCTACAGTCGCGATATCGATGTGATCGAGCGCACCGTCGGGCCCGAGCAGGCACAACTGCTGGGGCACATGGCCTTCGAGGGCGGCCGGATCATTCGTGAGCGCGTTGCCAAATATAATATCCAGTGCGATTTGAAAGACGGCGGTGTATTCGCCGCTATCACGCCCAAGCAGATGGGCCATCTGGAGGCGCAGAAACGCCTTTGGGAACGTTTCGGTCACACCCAACTGGAACTGATGGACCAGCGTCGCATTCGCGAAGTGGTTGCGTGCGACCAATATATCGGCGGCATGCTCGACATGAGCGGCGGCCATATCCATCCGCTGAACCTGGCCTTGGGCGAAGCGGCTGCGGTGGAATCGCTCGGCGGGGCCATTTATGAGCAATCCCCTGCAATTCGTATCGAACGTGGCGCCAATCCGGTGGTGCACACCCCTGAGGGCAAGGTCCACGCCAAGTTCGTGATTGTTGCCGGCAACGCCTACCTGGGCAACCTGGTACCGGAACTGGCCGCCAAATCCATGCCATGCGGCACCCAAGTGATCACCACCGAACCACTGAGCGAAGAGCTGGCCCGCACGATGCTGCCCCAGGATTACTGCGTCGAAGACTGCAACTATCTGCTCGATTACTACCGCCTGTCCGGCGACAAGCGCCTGATCTTTGGCGGCGGCGTGGTTTATGGCGCCCGGGATCCGGCGAACATCGAAGCAATCATCCGGCCCAAGATGCTCAAGGCATTCCCGCAGCTCAAGGACGTGAAGATCGACTATGCCTGGACCGGCAACTTCCTGCTGACCCTCTCGCGCTTGCCGCAAGTCGGTCGCCTGGGCGACAACATCTACTACTCCCAGGGTTGCAGCGGTCATGGCGTGACCTACACCCACCTGGCGGGCAAGGTACTGGCCGAAGCCCTGCGTGGCCAGGCCGAGCGCTTCGATGCCTTTGCCGACCTGCCCCACTACCCTTTCCCGGGCGGGCAGTTGTTGCGCACGCCGTTTACGGCGATGGGCGCCTGGTACTACAGCCTGCGGGATCGTCTGGGGGTTTAA
- a CDS encoding TerC family protein: MEYLLELAASPTAWVALATLVVMEIVLGIDNLIFISILTNKLPVAHRAKARRIGISMALVLRLGLLSTVAYIVQLTEPVVEVFGQVFSWKDMILIAGGLFLLWKATKEIHHSVDPVSQAEQLEEGVSQRVSLGFAAAIGQILMLDIVFSIDSIITAVGMTEHLPIMIIAVIAAVLVMLLAAEPLARFINDNPTVVMLALGFLIMIGMTLIAEGFGAHVPKGYVYAAMTFSAAIEGLNMLSRRARQKRAAVEA; this comes from the coding sequence ATGGAATACCTGTTAGAACTTGCTGCAAGCCCTACCGCCTGGGTTGCCCTGGCGACCCTGGTGGTGATGGAAATCGTGCTGGGCATCGATAACCTGATCTTTATCTCGATTCTGACCAACAAGCTGCCAGTGGCGCATCGGGCCAAGGCCCGGCGCATCGGTATCAGCATGGCGTTGGTGTTGCGCCTGGGCTTGTTGAGCACCGTGGCCTACATCGTGCAGTTGACCGAGCCGGTCGTCGAGGTGTTTGGCCAGGTGTTCTCCTGGAAGGACATGATACTGATTGCCGGTGGTCTGTTCCTGTTGTGGAAAGCCACCAAGGAGATCCACCACAGCGTCGACCCGGTCTCCCAGGCCGAACAGCTTGAGGAGGGCGTTTCACAGCGGGTATCGCTGGGCTTTGCCGCAGCGATCGGTCAGATCCTGATGCTTGATATCGTCTTCTCCATCGACAGTATCATCACTGCCGTGGGCATGACCGAGCACCTGCCGATCATGATTATCGCGGTGATCGCTGCGGTGTTGGTGATGTTGCTGGCGGCCGAACCGCTGGCCAGGTTCATCAATGACAACCCGACGGTGGTCATGCTGGCCCTGGGTTTCCTGATCATGATCGGCATGACCCTGATCGCCGAAGGCTTTGGCGCTCATGTGCCCAAGGGCTATGTCTACGCTGCAATGACGTTCTCGGCCGCAATCGAAGGCTTGAACATGCTTTCGCGGCGGGCCCGGCAGAAGCGGGCTGCGGTCGAAGCCTGA
- a CDS encoding SPOR domain-containing protein: protein MRRLAVVMAVLALTGCGSDVEVAHKAVADQLANPKSAKFTNVRVTDQGNVCGQVKGKDAAGVYGGYQSYAAIKSDSQFKVVFDPDGTNAEIRTLCGGAPVSEEAYADPGQAVGSWDVQIVSGSNMGALSDMTARLIERGFIPSVVARDGEQRVLIGPFADKAQADDKKAQLMSSMGIESVVVKHRE from the coding sequence GTGCGCAGATTGGCGGTGGTAATGGCAGTGCTGGCGTTGACCGGTTGCGGGAGCGATGTAGAGGTCGCGCACAAAGCCGTGGCCGATCAACTCGCGAACCCCAAATCGGCCAAGTTCACCAATGTCCGGGTGACCGATCAGGGTAATGTCTGCGGTCAGGTCAAGGGCAAGGATGCGGCTGGTGTGTATGGCGGCTATCAGAGTTACGCCGCGATCAAGAGCGACAGCCAGTTCAAGGTCGTTTTCGATCCGGACGGGACCAATGCCGAGATCCGCACCCTGTGCGGCGGTGCGCCCGTCAGCGAGGAAGCTTACGCCGACCCGGGGCAGGCGGTGGGTAGCTGGGATGTGCAGATCGTTTCGGGCAGCAACATGGGCGCGCTATCCGACATGACGGCACGCCTGATCGAGCGTGGCTTCATTCCATCGGTGGTTGCCCGGGACGGTGAGCAGCGGGTCCTGATCGGTCCTTTTGCCGACAAGGCCCAGGCCGATGACAAAAAGGCGCAGTTGATGAGCTCCATGGGGATCGAGTCGGTGGTGGTCAAGCATCGGGAGTAA
- the sstT gene encoding serine/threonine transporter SstT gives MIAASNPVMNLLNRTSLVMQILIGLIAGIALALLFPAVALQLAFVGKLFVSALKAVAPILVFVLVMASIANHKHGQETHIRPILVLYLLGTFGAAVVAVIASMTFPSTLALATHEVPVTAPGGISEVMEGLLLSVVENPVSALMNANFIGILAWAIGLGIAIRHAGETTRTVLGDLSNGVTLIVHAVIRCAPLGIFGLVASTLAQSGLGALLGYLHLLLVLIGCMLFVALVMNPLIVFWKLRRNPYPLVLTCLRESGITAFFTRSSAANIPVNLALSEKLGLHEDTYSVSIPLGATINMAGAAITITVLTLAAVHTLGIAVDLPTAVLLSVVAAICACGASGVAGGSLLLIPLACSLFGIPSEIAMQVVAVGFIIGILQDSAETALNSSTDVLFTAAACLAQEEPAVRA, from the coding sequence ATGATCGCTGCCTCCAACCCCGTCATGAACCTGCTCAACCGCACCAGCCTGGTGATGCAGATCCTTATCGGCCTGATCGCCGGCATCGCCCTGGCGCTGCTGTTCCCGGCCGTTGCCCTGCAATTGGCCTTCGTCGGCAAACTATTCGTTTCGGCCCTCAAGGCCGTGGCGCCGATCCTGGTGTTCGTGCTGGTGATGGCCTCGATCGCCAACCACAAGCACGGCCAGGAAACCCATATCCGCCCGATCCTGGTCCTCTATCTGCTCGGCACCTTTGGCGCCGCGGTGGTGGCAGTCATCGCCAGCATGACCTTCCCCTCGACCCTGGCACTGGCAACCCATGAAGTGCCGGTCACAGCCCCGGGCGGCATCAGTGAAGTCATGGAGGGCCTGCTGCTGAGCGTGGTGGAAAACCCGGTCAGCGCCCTGATGAACGCCAACTTCATCGGCATCCTGGCCTGGGCCATCGGCCTGGGCATCGCCATCCGCCATGCCGGTGAAACCACCCGCACCGTGCTCGGTGACTTGTCCAATGGCGTCACCCTGATCGTGCATGCGGTCATTCGCTGCGCGCCGCTGGGCATTTTCGGCCTGGTCGCCTCGACGCTCGCGCAATCGGGCCTGGGCGCCCTGCTCGGCTATCTGCACCTGTTGCTGGTGCTGATCGGCTGCATGCTCTTCGTCGCCCTGGTGATGAACCCGCTCATCGTTTTCTGGAAGCTGCGTCGCAACCCCTATCCGCTGGTCCTCACCTGCCTGCGCGAAAGCGGTATCACGGCCTTCTTCACCCGCAGTTCGGCGGCCAATATCCCGGTCAACCTGGCGTTGAGCGAGAAACTGGGGCTGCATGAAGACACTTATTCGGTATCGATCCCGCTGGGCGCAACCATCAATATGGCGGGTGCGGCGATTACCATTACCGTGCTGACCCTGGCCGCGGTACACACCCTGGGCATTGCCGTCGATCTGCCAACGGCGGTACTGCTGAGCGTGGTGGCTGCTATCTGCGCGTGCGGCGCTTCGGGCGTTGCGGGAGGGTCGTTGCTGTTGATTCCACTGGCGTGCAGCCTGTTCGGCATTCCCAGCGAGATCGCCATGCAGGTGGTCGCGGTGGGCTTCATCATCGGCATTTTGCAGGATTCGGCGGAAACCGCGTTGAACTCCTCCACCGACGTCCTCTTCACTGCCGCCGCGTGCCTGGCCCAGGAAGAGCCGGCCGTACGCGCCTGA
- a CDS encoding endonuclease I family protein, which yields MSVRGFAVFCLFFTLTAQADAPRTFKEAKKIAWRLYAPQSTEFYCGCKYNGNRVNLEACGYVPRKNANRAARIEWEHIVPAWHIGHQRQCWQDGGRKNCARNDQVYQRAEADLHNLVPSIGEVNGDRSNYSFGWLPVQSGQYGSCLTQVDFKARKVMPRPSIRGMIARTYFYMSKQYNLRLSKQDRQLYEAWDKTYPAKEWERQRNQRVACVMGRGNDFVGPVNLNACG from the coding sequence ATGAGTGTTCGTGGTTTTGCTGTGTTCTGTCTGTTTTTCACCCTTACCGCCCAGGCCGATGCGCCGCGCACTTTCAAGGAGGCCAAGAAAATCGCATGGCGCCTGTATGCGCCGCAGTCCACGGAGTTCTACTGCGGCTGCAAATACAACGGCAATCGCGTGAACCTGGAAGCCTGCGGTTATGTGCCGCGCAAGAACGCCAATCGCGCGGCCCGCATCGAATGGGAACACATCGTCCCGGCCTGGCACATCGGCCATCAACGCCAGTGCTGGCAGGACGGCGGGCGCAAGAACTGTGCGCGCAACGACCAGGTGTACCAGCGCGCCGAAGCCGACCTGCACAACCTGGTGCCGAGCATCGGCGAGGTGAATGGCGACCGCAGCAACTACAGCTTCGGCTGGCTACCGGTGCAATCGGGCCAATACGGCTCCTGCCTGACCCAGGTCGACTTCAAGGCCAGGAAAGTCATGCCGCGCCCTTCCATCCGCGGCATGATCGCTCGCACTTACTTCTACATGAGCAAGCAGTACAACCTGCGGCTGTCCAAGCAGGACCGCCAGCTCTATGAAGCCTGGGACAAGACCTACCCGGCCAAGGAGTGGGAGCGCCAGCGTAACCAGCGCGTCGCCTGCGTAATGGGGCGCGGCAATGACTTTGTCGGGCCGGTGAACCTCAATGCGTGCGGTTGA
- the nhaR gene encoding transcriptional activator NhaR translates to MLNYRQLHYFWVVAKTGSIVRAGEQLNLTPQTISGQITLLEQTYGIELFRRVGRQLELTETGRQTLPYAEQMFQLGGELEAMLRAHPDEQQIQFRVGVADVVPKSIVYRLIAPTMELAEPIRITCREDKLERLLADLAIQRLDLVISDSPMPSHLDIKGYSQKLGECGISFFATQALAERCGQAFPACLHHAPLLIPGPETVVRSRLLRWFAEQQLQPRIIGEFDDSALMQAFGQSGSGVFIAPSVIADEIRKQYGVKLIGQTDAVTESFYAISVERKVSHPGIVAITEGARRELFTGQAAT, encoded by the coding sequence ATGCTCAATTACCGGCAACTGCATTACTTCTGGGTAGTGGCCAAGACCGGCAGCATCGTGCGCGCCGGTGAGCAATTGAACCTGACACCGCAGACCATCAGCGGCCAGATCACCCTGCTCGAACAAACCTACGGCATCGAGCTGTTTCGCCGGGTCGGTCGCCAACTCGAACTGACCGAAACCGGGCGCCAGACCCTGCCCTATGCCGAGCAAATGTTTCAGCTTGGTGGCGAATTGGAGGCCATGCTGCGGGCGCACCCCGATGAACAGCAGATCCAGTTCCGGGTCGGGGTGGCCGATGTGGTGCCCAAGTCCATCGTCTATCGCCTCATCGCGCCGACCATGGAGCTGGCCGAGCCGATCCGCATTACCTGCCGCGAAGACAAGCTCGAACGATTGCTCGCCGACCTGGCGATCCAGCGCCTGGACCTGGTGATTTCCGACAGCCCCATGCCCAGCCATCTGGACATCAAGGGTTACAGCCAGAAACTCGGCGAATGCGGAATCAGCTTCTTTGCCACCCAGGCACTGGCCGAACGCTGCGGCCAGGCCTTCCCGGCCTGCCTGCACCACGCGCCATTACTGATCCCGGGGCCGGAAACCGTGGTGCGCAGCCGCCTGCTGCGCTGGTTCGCCGAGCAACAACTGCAACCACGGATCATTGGTGAGTTCGATGACAGCGCCTTGATGCAGGCCTTCGGCCAGTCGGGCAGCGGCGTCTTCATCGCCCCGAGCGTGATCGCCGATGAAATCAGGAAGCAGTACGGGGTCAAACTGATCGGCCAGACCGATGCGGTTACCGAGTCGTTCTATGCCATCTCGGTAGAGCGCAAGGTCAGCCACCCCGGTATTGTCGCCATCACCGAGGGAGCTCGACGGGAGCTGTTTACAGGTCAGGCGGCGACTTGA
- a CDS encoding asparaginase — MKAALQTFAPGAMALLLLLPAATSAKEVENKQKLANVVILATGGTIAGAGASTANSATYQAAKVGVDKLIAGVPELATLANVRGEQVMQIASESISNENLLQLGKRVAELADSPDVDGIVITHGTDTLEETAYFLNLVEKTAKPIVVVGSMRPGTAMSADGMLNLYDAVAVASSKEARGKGVLVTMNDEIQSGRDVSKTLNIKTEAFKSPWGPLGMVVEGKSYWFRLPAKRHTVDSEFDIKTISSLPAVDIAYGYGNVSDTAYKALAQGGAKAIIHAGTGNGSVSSRVVPSLQALRKDGVQIIRSSHVNAGGFVLRNAEQPDDKNDWVVAHDLNPQKARILAMVALTKTQDSKELQRMFWEY; from the coding sequence ATGAAAGCTGCGCTACAGACCTTCGCCCCAGGCGCCATGGCCTTGCTGTTGTTACTTCCCGCCGCCACTTCGGCCAAGGAAGTCGAAAACAAGCAGAAACTCGCCAACGTGGTAATCCTTGCCACCGGCGGCACTATCGCCGGTGCCGGCGCCAGCACCGCCAATAGCGCGACCTATCAGGCCGCCAAGGTCGGTGTCGACAAACTGATCGCCGGCGTGCCGGAACTGGCCACTCTGGCCAACGTGCGTGGCGAGCAGGTCATGCAGATCGCATCCGAAAGCATCTCCAACGAAAACCTGCTGCAACTGGGCAAGCGCGTCGCCGAACTGGCCGACAGCCCGGATGTGGACGGCATCGTGATCACCCATGGTACCGACACCCTGGAAGAAACCGCCTACTTCCTCAATCTGGTGGAGAAAACCGCCAAACCCATCGTGGTCGTAGGCTCCATGCGGCCTGGCACGGCGATGTCGGCCGACGGCATGCTGAACCTTTACGACGCCGTGGCGGTAGCCAGCAGCAAGGAAGCACGCGGCAAAGGCGTGCTGGTAACCATGAACGACGAAATCCAGTCCGGTCGCGACGTCAGCAAGACGCTCAACATCAAGACCGAGGCCTTCAAGAGCCCCTGGGGCCCGCTCGGCATGGTGGTGGAAGGCAAGTCCTACTGGTTCCGTCTGCCCGCCAAGCGCCACACGGTGGACTCGGAATTCGATATCAAGACCATCAGCAGCCTGCCGGCCGTCGATATTGCCTACGGCTATGGCAATGTCAGCGACACAGCCTACAAGGCTCTGGCCCAGGGCGGTGCCAAGGCGATCATCCATGCCGGTACCGGCAATGGCTCGGTGTCTTCGCGCGTAGTGCCTTCCCTACAGGCCTTGCGCAAGGATGGCGTGCAGATCATTCGCTCATCGCACGTCAACGCCGGCGGTTTCGTGCTGCGCAATGCCGAGCAACCCGACGACAAGAACGACTGGGTGGTGGCGCATGACCTGAACCCGCAAAAAGCCCGGATCCTGGCCATGGTTGCCCTGACCAAGACCCAGGACAGCAAGGAACTGCAACGGATGTTCTGGGAATACTGA
- a CDS encoding DUF1654 domain-containing protein, with amino-acid sequence MATTSAASTPASSYEQLGLRIQKIINSPTAQKSRSALIFRLEHESSSDWETLLEEIAENDNVTLAHRDDGGVQLFWVVPKED; translated from the coding sequence GTGGCAACTACTTCTGCAGCATCGACCCCCGCCAGCAGCTATGAACAGCTAGGCCTGCGTATTCAGAAGATCATCAACTCCCCCACCGCGCAAAAATCCAGGTCAGCCCTGATTTTTCGCCTCGAGCACGAGTCATCCAGCGATTGGGAAACCCTGCTCGAAGAAATCGCTGAAAACGACAATGTGACGCTGGCTCATCGCGATGATGGCGGCGTGCAATTGTTCTGGGTCGTGCCGAAGGAAGATTGA
- a CDS encoding YceH family protein — protein MSAEHDTPSAATLNSTEIRILGSLIEKQATSPETYPLTLNALVLACNQKTSREPVMNLTQGQVGQSLRALEGQGMARLVMGSRADRWEHRIDKAMELVPAQVILLGLMFLRGPQTVNELLTRSGRMHEFEDAEQVVHQLERLIARGFALLIPRQPGQREDRYTHALGDPADIEAILSARQNGPERSSGPAVSAERIDELEARIAALEERLARLE, from the coding sequence ATGTCCGCCGAACACGATACTCCTTCTGCCGCCACGCTCAACAGTACGGAAATCCGGATTCTGGGTTCGCTGATCGAGAAACAGGCCACAAGCCCCGAAACCTACCCCCTGACGCTCAATGCACTGGTGCTGGCCTGCAACCAGAAAACCAGCCGCGAGCCGGTCATGAACCTGACCCAGGGCCAGGTCGGCCAGAGCCTGCGCGCACTCGAAGGCCAGGGCATGGCCCGCCTGGTGATGGGCAGCCGAGCCGACCGCTGGGAGCATCGCATCGACAAGGCCATGGAACTGGTTCCGGCCCAGGTCATCCTGCTCGGCCTGATGTTCCTGCGCGGCCCGCAGACCGTCAACGAACTGCTGACCCGCAGCGGTCGCATGCATGAGTTCGAAGATGCCGAACAGGTCGTGCACCAGCTCGAACGCCTGATCGCGCGCGGCTTCGCCCTGCTGATACCACGCCAGCCGGGCCAGCGCGAAGACCGCTACACTCACGCACTGGGTGACCCGGCCGATATCGAGGCCATTCTGTCCGCGCGCCAGAACGGCCCGGAACGCTCGTCGGGCCCGGCCGTGTCGGCCGAGCGCATCGACGAGCTGGAAGCGCGCATTGCCGCTCTCGAGGAGCGGCTGGCCAGGCTTGAATAA
- a CDS encoding peptidase C39 family protein produces MLNRLRSALPKRLMLAGVMALTLTACAGTVDPEIRRLPERVELNGVPFFRGNANQSGSMALASMLSQQGVRITPGLLDKPLKLPGSVATLEGSIENVAREYGMLVYPLDHNLPALLTQVAAGNPVLLRYSDGVAFLGGPRYALLVGYDSYKQRVLLRSGMNRRLQVDFGSFTSAWEKEGSWAVLVQKPNQLPAQVDRQRWLKAANELAQAGQEQAAAQAVKAIGAK; encoded by the coding sequence ATGCTGAATCGATTGCGATCCGCCTTGCCCAAACGCCTGATGCTGGCAGGCGTCATGGCCCTGACGCTGACTGCTTGCGCAGGCACCGTCGACCCCGAGATCCGCCGGTTGCCCGAGCGCGTTGAGCTCAATGGGGTGCCGTTTTTTCGCGGCAACGCCAATCAGAGTGGTTCCATGGCCCTGGCCAGCATGCTCTCGCAACAGGGCGTGAGAATTACCCCGGGGCTGCTCGACAAACCCTTGAAGTTGCCGGGTTCAGTGGCGACGCTGGAGGGCTCGATCGAGAACGTCGCTCGTGAGTACGGCATGCTGGTCTATCCGCTCGATCACAACCTGCCGGCCTTGCTGACCCAGGTTGCGGCGGGCAATCCGGTGCTGTTGCGCTACAGCGACGGCGTAGCGTTCCTGGGAGGGCCGCGGTACGCCTTGCTGGTCGGTTATGACAGCTACAAGCAGCGGGTTTTGCTGCGCTCGGGCATGAATCGTCGCTTGCAGGTCGACTTCGGCAGCTTCACGTCGGCGTGGGAGAAGGAAGGCAGTTGGGCCGTACTGGTGCAAAAGCCCAACCAACTGCCGGCCCAGGTCGACCGCCAGCGCTGGCTGAAGGCTGCCAATGAACTGGCGCAGGCTGGGCAGGAGCAGGCCGCGGCGCAGGCGGTGAAGGCGATCGGTGCCAAGTAA
- a CDS encoding GTP pyrophosphokinase, whose protein sequence is MSTLERAIAVAAKAHEGQRDKGGAAYILHPLRVMLRVDTTEQQIVAVLHDVLEDSAMTLADLAREGFPLKVLAAVEALSRRPDESYQAFVERLAQDPLAKVVKLADIADNSDLSRIAAPGPEDLARLERYRRAANYLLARR, encoded by the coding sequence ATGTCCACATTAGAGCGGGCTATTGCGGTTGCGGCCAAAGCCCATGAGGGGCAGCGTGACAAGGGCGGTGCAGCTTACATATTGCATCCGCTGCGGGTCATGCTGCGGGTCGATACCACCGAGCAGCAGATCGTTGCCGTATTGCACGATGTGCTCGAGGATTCGGCGATGACCCTTGCCGACCTTGCGCGTGAGGGTTTCCCGCTGAAGGTACTGGCGGCGGTCGAGGCCTTGAGCCGGCGGCCGGATGAAAGCTATCAGGCGTTCGTCGAAAGGCTTGCCCAGGACCCGCTGGCCAAGGTCGTCAAGCTTGCCGACATTGCCGACAACAGCGACCTTTCGCGCATCGCCGCGCCAGGCCCTGAAGACCTGGCGCGGCTCGAGCGCTACCGGCGTGCCGCCAATTATCTACTGGCCCGGCGGTGA